A genome region from bacterium SCSIO 12844 includes the following:
- a CDS encoding DDE-type integrase/transposase/recombinase, whose amino-acid sequence MGIWPYCWVEDRQIKYLNNQVEQDHRFIKRRMKPMLGFKTFKSAESTLAGYELINMLRKGQHTHCANQTIFEQFNSLAV is encoded by the coding sequence ATAGGAATTTGGCCATATTGTTGGGTTGAAGATCGTCAAATTAAATATCTGAATAATCAGGTTGAGCAAGATCATCGATTTATCAAAAGACGAATGAAACCAATGCTTGGATTTAAAACATTTAAATCAGCTGAATCAACTTTAGCAGGTTATGAATTAATTAATATGTTAAGAAAAGGCCAACATACACATTGTGCTAATCAAACTATTTTTGAACAATTTAACTCACTCGCAGTTTAA
- a CDS encoding DDE-type integrase/transposase/recombinase produces MSYSLSYRAVDKDGDTLEFMLSEKRDEEATFKFLKKAIGQHGLPECITIDKSSANDAAIILLNCMLHLNRNLAILLG; encoded by the coding sequence TTGTCTTATTCCTTAAGTTATCGAGCCGTTGATAAAGATGGTGATACCTTAGAGTTTATGCTTTCTGAAAAAAGAGATGAAGAAGCAACCTTTAAGTTTCTTAAAAAAGCCATTGGCCAGCATGGCTTGCCTGAGTGTATTACCATTGATAAAAGTAGTGCTAATGATGCAGCTATTATCTTATTAAATTGTATGTTACATCTAAATAGGAATTTGGCCATATTGTTGGGTTGA